TTCCCATAATTTTCACCTCTCATTCCTATAAATTACATCTTAACAATGGCTTTAAATCTACATACATGCATACACATTCCACATCTTACACATAAATCACTATCTATCACATGAGGCTCCTGTAGTTTACCACTAATAGCACCAATATTACAGTTGCGTGTACATAATCCACATCCTTTACATTTATCCTCTAAAATAACATATTTTACAAGAGATCTACAAACCTTAGATGTACATTTCTTATCTTTAACATGGGAATTATATTCATCTCTAAAATAATTTAAAGTTGAAAGTATCGGATTAGGAGCAGTTTGACCAAGTCCACATAAAGATCCCTTTTTGATACCTACTGCCAATTCTTCAAGTTTATCTAAATCTTTAGTCTCTGCTTTCCCCTTTGTAATATCTTCAAGAATTTCAAGTAACCTCTTAGTTCCGATTCTGCATAGAGTACATTTACCACAAGATTCATCCTTAGTGAAATCCAAAAAAAATCTCGCTACGTCTACCATACAGTTATCTTCATCCATAACTATCATTCCTCCTGATCCCATCATTGAGCCAAGAGCAGTTAATGTATCATACTCAATAGCAGTATCGATATATTGTTCTGGGATACATCCTCCTGAAGGTCCTCCGGTCTGAACTGCTTTAAATTCCTTGCCATTCGGTATACCTCCACCTATATCAAAAATAGCTTCTCTTAGGGTAGTACCCATAGGAATTTCTATGAGTCCTGTATTAGTAATTTTTCCTCCTAAAGCAAATACTTTAGTTCCTGGACTTTTTTGTGTTCCTATACTTCTAAACCACTGTGATCCTTTTAAAATTATAGGTGCTATATTAGCAAGAGTTTCTACATTATTTATAATTGTAGGTTTACTCCAAAGACCGCTTATTGCTGGAAATGGTGGTTTAGCCATTGGCATTCCCCTTTTGCCCTCAATAGACTGCATAAGAGCAGTTTCTTCTCCACATACAAAAGCACCAGCTCCAAGTCTTAACTCTATATCAAACTTAAATCCTGTCCCTAGAATATTTTCTCCAAGCAAACCATACTCTCTAGATTGTTTTATAGCTATTTCAAGTCTTTCAACAGCTAAAGGATATTCTGCTCTGATATATATAAACCCCTTACTTGCTCCAATAGCATATCCCCCTATGCTCATAGCTTCTATCACAGAATGAGGGTCTCCTTCAAGAACTGATCTATCCATAAATGCACCTGGGTCTCCTTCATCTGCATTACAAATTATATACTTCTCATCACTATCCTGTGATGCTGCAAATCCCCATTTAGTGCCTGTTGGGAAACCTCCTCCCCCTCTACCTCTTAGTCCAGATTCTTTAATAACATCTATAACCTCAAAAGGTTTCATTGAAGTTAATACCTTTCCAAGTGCACTATATCCATCAAAAGCTATATATTCATCTATATTTTCCGGATCGATGATACCACAATTTCTCAAAGCTATTCTTATTTGTTTTTTGAAAAAATCTAATTTGTTTAAATTTCTTACTTTCCCTTCTCCGTCTCCAGTTTTATATACTAACCTTTCAAGTATTTTATTTTGAATAAAGTGAGATTCTACTAGTTCTTTAATATCATCATCTTTTACTTTGCTATACAAAACTCCTTCTGGATAAACCACTACCATAGGTCCTAATTCACAAAGTCCTAAACATCCCGTTTTTAGTACTTCAATTTCATTGTTTAATTTATGTTTTCTTATTTCTACCTTTAACTTTCTAAAAATATCTGCTGATTCAGGAGAAGTACATCCTGTTCCTCCACAGACAAGTATTTGAGAACGGTAAACCTCCATATTAATCCCCCTTTAATCATTCTCTAATGTATAATCATTAAGAATTTTATCTTTAACCACATGCATTACATACTCATCTCTAACAGTTCCTACTAGTACATGACTAGCTACAACTCTACGTGCTTTAAATGGTGACATTTTCACATATGTAACCTTCTCTTCTCCTGGTCTTATTACTTCAACAATTGGCTCTAATTTACATACACCTATACATCCAGTCTTAGCTACAACTACATTAGATAATCCTAACTTTTCAACTTCATCTAATATAGATTCATAGACTTCCTGTGCACCTGCAGCTATTCCACAAGTGGCCATTCCTACTACAATCCTAGCACTTTTTCTATCTATGCCCTGATTCACTATATCAAAAGTTTTCTTTTTTATTTCTTCAAGGTCTTGTATAGTTTTCATTACTTCCCCCCCAAATTAAATACTATAATCTCATTATCTATATTCTTCAATTATCCTAATTACATCATCTGGAATTAATCTTCCATATACCTTATCATCTACCATAAGAATAGGAGCTAAACCACACCCTCCAAGGCATCTAGCTGCTTCTACAGTAAATTTTCCATCTTTAGTTGTCTTTCCAACCTCTACTTCTAGTACACTACACAATCTATCTAAGATATCTTGTGCTCCTTTTACGTAACATGCTGTACCTAAACAAACTTTAATTATATGTTCACCTTTTGGTTCTAAATTAAACTGTGTATAAAAGGTTGCAACTGCGTAAACTTCAGACATAGGAATATCCAATTCTTCTGAAACTATTTGTAAAATTTCTTCTGGTAAATAACTGTATATTTTTTGCATTTCATGAAGCACAGGAATCAAACAACCTTTTATATCTTTATGATTCTTGATAACTTCTTTTACTTTTTTTAGTCCTATATCTTCTCCTGTGCAACTACAACACAATCTCTCTTCAGTCAATAAAATCATCTCCTCCGTATTTAGGGTTTTAAAATATTTATATATTGCTTGTATAATTTATTAAATATATTTAGCATCAATTATCATCTGTAAAAAATACTTATGCTTAAAATAAAAAAATATTCTTTATAGCAAAAAATACTTGACAAGAAAACAGAATTAAATTTCCTGATTTCCAGTCAAGTATTTATTTAATTTCATATAGTAAATTGAATACTAGGCAAAACTAATATAATGCACAAAAAAAGCTGGGATATATCCCAGCTTATATAGAAACCGCTACTTCTTCTTTTCCATCTTCAAATTTAGCAAACCACTGTTCTCTTTCTTCTCTTAATTTACTAGCTATTACTTCATACTCTTCTTCACTATAATAATTTCTTGGATTATATTTTTTGATATCTATTCCATCTACATCCTTAGGTACTAGATATCCCCATTCTTTATCCAATTCCCATTCAATATTTTCTTTTGCTATTTCTTTCATTATAGTAGTTGAAACTTTAATAGTTATTTTTTCTCCCTTAAATTCTTCTTTAGCTCCAACAGCACCTGTATTTAGTATAAAACACTCTATATCTGGATTTTTCTTTAATATTTGGTATAATCTACATCCTTCCTTTACTTCAGGTCCTATTATAAAAGGATTAGTACCTACACATCTTTTTGATTGTCCTGCTTTTGTAGGATCTCCAGCAGAAGTTTCTATTGACTCCCCAAGCATAAATGCGTTAACAGCTTGTGGAACCTCTAATTTCATAACAGGTGGAACTATATCATTTCTTCTTGTTATAAATATAATCTTATTTGCTTTTTCTATATCTATACTATCATCTGTATTCGATATTTCTTCTCTTAAAACTACCCCTCTTCCATTAGCTGTAAGAGTTGTATCATCAAAATCTACTTTTCCATCTGCAGCTACTTTTACATTTTCAAATATTGAATTTTCACTTGTAGCTGCTTTATATAAAACTTTTTGTCCTTCATCAAGACCTTCTGTCTTTATAAAAAATCCATTTTCACTTCCCGCACAATATCCGTTCTCATCCATAAATACAACATCATCTTGTCTTACTATAGCTTTTTCTTCTCCGCTAAGACCATGATCATGTATTGTAAGAGTAGTTTTACCTGTTCCACTTAATCCAAACATTATAAATCCTACATCTTTTAAATTTTCATTCTTATCTTTTACTCTTAATACTTTACTACCTGCGTGTAATCCAAGTCCACCCATTTCTTTTACTTTATACATAGCTTTTCTTAAGAAAGACTTTTTAGCTTCACCAAAATAATCACTACCTAATATGTAAGTAATTCCTTCTTCTGGATATACTATCATAATTCTTTCTGGCCATTCGGGAACATATATACTAATTAAATCTGGATTTTCTGAATCTACAGGATCAAATAAAGTATTATTCCACATATAAGCTATTCTACTATATTCTTTAGTTATGTATAGTCTACAATTAAAAGAAAGTTTATCATACATTCCCATTTTTCTATCTATTCTAACTACATCTTTATTTTTTAAGTAATCTTTAACTTCGTTAACAATTTTGTCTGCTTTTTCTCTACTAATCGCTTGTTGGTCTATTCCTAATGGTATATCATCTACAACATATGTATTCTTTGCACTTCTATTTCTTACTTCAGTAACATAACACGGACTATTAAATTCTGTTGTACTTTCCATATCTATACTCATATTTCTTAACTCTTTAACATTAGGATTTGTTATTACATTTTTAAATAGTTCATCATTCATTAAGTATGTCACTTTTACCCCTCCACCATTTTATGTGTTATATTATTATTAATTACAGTATAGAGTATAACATACTTTTTGCATTTGTATATCATTCTTATAAAACAAAAAATAAAATAAAGTATATTTTATATATATTTTTTTTTAATAAAAAATATTTTAAAATTACTTTTATAAATTAAGTGATTATATGTATGATATGTTCTGTTTATTACATTTCTTTATTTCTACTAGGAAATTATCTTTGTTTTTATTATATAAAAATAAAGATAATTTAAATGTGTATTTCAGTAATATATTCAAAATATAATTTTGTATTTATTTCGGCATAACTATTATATAACCGATAGAATTTATTAATATTAAAATAATATATACTAAATTCATATAGTCTAATAATTCTCCACCGGTTCTTTGTTTATTTTTTTTAGTTCCATATTCGATTTCTGTCATAGATCCTGATAGATTCGCATATATTGTTTGATCGTCTCCTCCAATTCCTATCAATCCTAAATCTGACTTTACATTAAATATGTTGAACAATAATAATGCTAAATATATACCCCCCCATACCATAAAGAATAATTCTAAATCATTAGGTTGACTCTTAAATAAAAAATATAGTTCTATAGCTATAAATGCAATCGTAAATATAATTATCCTTTTTACTTTTTTAATAAATTTTAGCATATTAATCCCCCATTGACATAAAGCGAAACTTAATTCAGATGAAGTTTT
The window above is part of the Tepidibacter aestuarii genome. Proteins encoded here:
- a CDS encoding NADH-quinone oxidoreductase subunit NuoF, with protein sequence MEVYRSQILVCGGTGCTSPESADIFRKLKVEIRKHKLNNEIEVLKTGCLGLCELGPMVVVYPEGVLYSKVKDDDIKELVESHFIQNKILERLVYKTGDGEGKVRNLNKLDFFKKQIRIALRNCGIIDPENIDEYIAFDGYSALGKVLTSMKPFEVIDVIKESGLRGRGGGGFPTGTKWGFAASQDSDEKYIICNADEGDPGAFMDRSVLEGDPHSVIEAMSIGGYAIGASKGFIYIRAEYPLAVERLEIAIKQSREYGLLGENILGTGFKFDIELRLGAGAFVCGEETALMQSIEGKRGMPMAKPPFPAISGLWSKPTIINNVETLANIAPIILKGSQWFRSIGTQKSPGTKVFALGGKITNTGLIEIPMGTTLREAIFDIGGGIPNGKEFKAVQTGGPSGGCIPEQYIDTAIEYDTLTALGSMMGSGGMIVMDEDNCMVDVARFFLDFTKDESCGKCTLCRIGTKRLLEILEDITKGKAETKDLDKLEELAVGIKKGSLCGLGQTAPNPILSTLNYFRDEYNSHVKDKKCTSKVCRSLVKYVILEDKCKGCGLCTRNCNIGAISGKLQEPHVIDSDLCVRCGMCMHVCRFKAIVKM
- a CDS encoding phosphoenolpyruvate carboxykinase (ATP) produces the protein MTYLMNDELFKNVITNPNVKELRNMSIDMESTTEFNSPCYVTEVRNRSAKNTYVVDDIPLGIDQQAISREKADKIVNEVKDYLKNKDVVRIDRKMGMYDKLSFNCRLYITKEYSRIAYMWNNTLFDPVDSENPDLISIYVPEWPERIMIVYPEEGITYILGSDYFGEAKKSFLRKAMYKVKEMGGLGLHAGSKVLRVKDKNENLKDVGFIMFGLSGTGKTTLTIHDHGLSGEEKAIVRQDDVVFMDENGYCAGSENGFFIKTEGLDEGQKVLYKAATSENSIFENVKVAADGKVDFDDTTLTANGRGVVLREEISNTDDSIDIEKANKIIFITRRNDIVPPVMKLEVPQAVNAFMLGESIETSAGDPTKAGQSKRCVGTNPFIIGPEVKEGCRLYQILKKNPDIECFILNTGAVGAKEEFKGEKITIKVSTTIMKEIAKENIEWELDKEWGYLVPKDVDGIDIKKYNPRNYYSEEEYEVIASKLREEREQWFAKFEDGKEEVAVSI
- the nuoE gene encoding NADH-quinone oxidoreductase subunit NuoE, whose product is MTEERLCCSCTGEDIGLKKVKEVIKNHKDIKGCLIPVLHEMQKIYSYLPEEILQIVSEELDIPMSEVYAVATFYTQFNLEPKGEHIIKVCLGTACYVKGAQDILDRLCSVLEVEVGKTTKDGKFTVEAARCLGGCGLAPILMVDDKVYGRLIPDDVIRIIEEYR
- a CDS encoding (2Fe-2S) ferredoxin domain-containing protein — encoded protein: MKTIQDLEEIKKKTFDIVNQGIDRKSARIVVGMATCGIAAGAQEVYESILDEVEKLGLSNVVVAKTGCIGVCKLEPIVEVIRPGEEKVTYVKMSPFKARRVVASHVLVGTVRDEYVMHVVKDKILNDYTLEND